A stretch of Streptomyces vietnamensis DNA encodes these proteins:
- a CDS encoding TetR/AcrR family transcriptional regulator has product MTTVRRSDATRAAILEAARERFASDGYERATIRAIARDAGIDPSMVMRYYGNKEGLFAAASEIEIGLPELGALPAQHIGAVLVTHFLESWERDEVLTAMLRVGVTNEAGAARMQEIFAQQIGPVARGVCPDPAEAPRRAMLASSQILGMALARYVLRLPPAVEMSTEEVVAWLGPTVQRYLTAETP; this is encoded by the coding sequence ATGACGACCGTCCGCCGCTCCGACGCCACCCGGGCCGCCATCCTGGAGGCCGCCCGCGAGCGCTTCGCCTCCGACGGATACGAGCGCGCCACCATCCGTGCCATCGCCCGCGACGCCGGGATCGACCCGTCGATGGTGATGCGCTACTACGGCAACAAGGAGGGGCTCTTCGCCGCCGCCTCCGAGATCGAGATCGGCCTGCCCGAACTGGGCGCCCTGCCCGCACAGCACATCGGGGCCGTCCTGGTCACGCACTTCCTGGAGAGCTGGGAGCGCGACGAGGTCCTCACCGCGATGCTGCGGGTGGGCGTCACCAACGAGGCCGGCGCCGCGCGCATGCAGGAGATATTCGCCCAGCAGATCGGGCCGGTCGCCCGGGGCGTCTGTCCCGACCCGGCGGAGGCCCCGCGCCGGGCGATGCTCGCCTCCTCCCAGATTCTCGGCATGGCGCTCGCCCGCTACGTGCTGCGCCTGCCGCCGGCCGTCGAGATGTCCACCGAGGAGGTCGTGGCCTGGCTGGGGCCCACCGTGCAGCGCTATCTGACCGCCGAGACGCCCTGA
- a CDS encoding SDR family NAD(P)-dependent oxidoreductase encodes MTAAGTPIAVITGASSGIGAATARQLAAAGYRVVLTARRKDRIEALAAEINDAGHQATAYALDVTDRAAVDEFATAFRTLAVLVNNAGGALGADPVATGDPEDWRRMYEVNVLGTLHMTQALLPALTASGDGTVVVLSSTAGHSTYEGGAGYVAAKNGARVLAETLRLEIVGTPVRVIEIAPGMVKTDEFATTRFRGDTDKAAKVYAGVAEPLTADDVADTITWACTRPPHVNIDLLVVRPRAQASNTKVHREL; translated from the coding sequence ATGACTGCCGCCGGCACCCCCATCGCCGTCATCACCGGAGCGAGCAGCGGAATCGGCGCCGCCACCGCCCGGCAGCTGGCCGCCGCCGGCTACCGAGTCGTCCTCACCGCCCGCCGCAAGGACCGCATCGAGGCCCTCGCCGCCGAGATCAACGACGCCGGCCACCAGGCCACCGCCTACGCCCTCGACGTCACCGACCGCGCCGCCGTCGACGAGTTCGCCACCGCCTTCCGCACCCTCGCCGTCCTCGTCAACAACGCCGGCGGCGCCCTCGGCGCCGACCCCGTCGCCACCGGCGACCCCGAGGACTGGCGCCGGATGTACGAGGTCAACGTCCTCGGCACCCTCCACATGACCCAGGCCCTGCTCCCCGCCCTCACCGCCAGCGGCGACGGCACGGTGGTCGTCCTCTCCTCCACCGCCGGCCACTCCACCTACGAGGGCGGCGCCGGCTACGTCGCCGCCAAGAACGGCGCCCGCGTCCTCGCCGAGACCCTCCGCCTGGAGATCGTCGGCACTCCGGTCCGCGTCATCGAGATCGCCCCCGGCATGGTCAAGACCGACGAGTTCGCCACGACCCGCTTCCGCGGCGACACCGACAAGGCGGCCAAGGTCTACGCGGGCGTCGCCGAACCCCTCACCGCGGACGACGTGGCCGACACCATCACCTGGGCCTGCACCCGCCCCCCGCACGTCAACATCGACCTCCTGGTCGTCCGCCCCCGGGCCCAGGCCTCCAACACCAAGGTCCACCGCGAGCTGTAG
- a CDS encoding RtcB family protein has translation MSYVEVPGAKVPIRMWADPASVEGGAMQQLQNVATLPWIKGLAVMPDVHYGKGATVGSVIAMQGAVCPAAVGVDIGCGMSAVKTSLTANDLPGDLSRLRSKIEQAIPVGRGLHREAVDPKRLYQFPTAGWGDFWSRFDGVADAVKFRRERAGQQMGTLGSGNHFIEFCLDSSGAVWLMLHSGSRNIGKELAEYHIGEAQKLPHNQGLVDRDLAVFVADTPQMAAYRHDLFWAQEYAKYNRAIMMALFQEVVRREFRKAKVTFEPVISCHHNYVAEERYEGMDMLVTRKGAIRAGSGEFGIIPGSMGTGSYIVKGLGNAASFNSASHGAGRKMSRSAAKRRFSTKDLEEQTRGVECRKDSGVVDEIPGAYKSIEKVIDQQRDLVEVVAKLKQVICVKG, from the coding sequence ATGTCGTACGTAGAGGTGCCTGGCGCGAAAGTACCGATCAGGATGTGGGCCGACCCCGCGTCGGTCGAGGGCGGCGCCATGCAGCAGTTGCAGAACGTGGCGACGCTGCCGTGGATCAAGGGCCTGGCCGTGATGCCGGACGTGCACTACGGCAAGGGCGCGACCGTCGGTTCGGTGATCGCGATGCAGGGTGCGGTCTGCCCGGCGGCGGTCGGTGTGGACATCGGCTGCGGGATGTCGGCGGTCAAGACGTCCCTGACGGCGAACGACCTGCCGGGCGACCTGTCCCGCCTCCGCTCGAAGATCGAGCAGGCGATCCCGGTGGGCCGGGGCCTGCACCGCGAGGCGGTGGACCCGAAGCGGCTGTACCAGTTCCCGACGGCGGGGTGGGGCGACTTCTGGTCGCGGTTCGACGGGGTCGCGGACGCGGTGAAGTTCCGCCGCGAACGTGCGGGTCAGCAGATGGGAACCCTCGGGTCGGGAAACCATTTCATCGAGTTCTGCCTCGACTCGTCCGGGGCGGTGTGGCTCATGCTGCACTCCGGGTCCCGGAACATCGGCAAGGAGCTCGCCGAGTACCACATCGGCGAGGCGCAGAAGCTGCCGCACAACCAGGGGCTCGTCGACCGTGACCTGGCGGTGTTCGTCGCGGACACCCCGCAGATGGCCGCCTACCGGCACGACCTGTTCTGGGCGCAGGAGTACGCGAAGTACAACCGCGCGATCATGATGGCGCTCTTCCAGGAGGTCGTCCGCCGGGAGTTCCGCAAGGCCAAGGTGACCTTCGAGCCGGTGATCTCCTGCCACCACAACTACGTGGCGGAGGAGCGGTACGAGGGCATGGACATGCTGGTCACGCGGAAGGGTGCGATCCGGGCCGGGTCCGGGGAGTTCGGGATCATCCCGGGCTCGATGGGCACGGGCTCGTACATCGTGAAGGGCCTGGGGAACGCGGCGTCCTTCAACTCGGCCTCGCACGGTGCCGGCCGGAAGATGAGCCGGAGCGCGGCCAAGCGGCGCTTCTCGACGAAGGACCTGGAGGAGCAGACGCGGGGCGTGGAGTGCCGCAAGGACTCCGGTGTCGTGGACGAGATCCCGGGTGCCTACAAGTCGATCGAGAAGGTGATCGACCAGCAGCGGGACCTGGTGGAGGTCGTCGCCAAGCTGAAGCAGGTCATCTGTGTGAAGGGCTGA
- a CDS encoding DUF2637 domain-containing protein, with protein sequence MAAMQLNRTHRILIGLVIGGALIIAGIGFAGSYAAVRELALQKGFGTFSYFFPIGIDAGICVLLALDLLLTWLRIPFPLLRQTAWVLTAATIAFNGAAAWPDPLGVGMHAVIPVLFVVAVEAARHAVGRIADITADKHMEGVRITRWLLSPVPTFRLWRRMKLWELRSYEQVIKLEQERLIYQARLQARFGRGWRRKAPVEALMPLRLARYGVPLAETAPAGLAAAGIDPAVLPPEPQAQQQPMAVAQAQPAALPAQAQVPAQTQVPVPAQGQAPGQAPVGPVNHESPWFDASQVSPESYEGTYNPQIVEGLEPMPVPVPQGPEDVPPAGPEEFVEYPEYVEQPEPRNDEFEDVVYKVMGSYVIEHDEFPAEAELARLVAEQYGLPEFPETELDLLRQAVPAAQERVQQARAEMDTP encoded by the coding sequence GTGGCCGCGATGCAGCTGAATCGCACACACCGAATACTCATCGGCCTCGTCATCGGCGGTGCGCTGATCATCGCGGGGATCGGTTTCGCGGGTTCGTACGCCGCCGTGCGCGAGCTCGCCCTCCAAAAGGGTTTCGGTACCTTCTCGTACTTCTTCCCGATCGGCATCGACGCGGGCATCTGTGTGCTGCTCGCGCTGGATCTGCTGCTGACCTGGCTGCGGATCCCGTTCCCGCTGCTGCGTCAGACGGCGTGGGTGCTGACGGCGGCGACGATCGCGTTCAACGGTGCGGCGGCGTGGCCCGACCCGCTGGGTGTCGGGATGCACGCGGTGATCCCGGTGCTGTTCGTGGTGGCCGTGGAGGCCGCGCGGCACGCCGTGGGCCGGATCGCGGACATCACGGCGGACAAGCACATGGAGGGCGTCCGGATCACCCGCTGGCTGCTGTCGCCGGTGCCGACGTTCCGGCTGTGGCGGCGGATGAAGCTGTGGGAGCTGCGTTCGTACGAGCAGGTCATCAAGCTGGAGCAGGAACGTCTGATCTACCAGGCCCGGCTGCAGGCGCGCTTCGGGCGGGGCTGGCGGCGCAAGGCTCCGGTGGAGGCGCTGATGCCGCTGCGGCTGGCGCGGTACGGGGTTCCGCTGGCGGAGACGGCCCCGGCGGGTCTGGCGGCGGCGGGCATCGACCCGGCCGTACTCCCTCCGGAGCCGCAGGCGCAGCAGCAGCCGATGGCGGTCGCGCAGGCCCAGCCGGCGGCGCTGCCGGCGCAGGCGCAGGTCCCGGCGCAGACGCAGGTTCCGGTTCCGGCCCAGGGGCAGGCCCCGGGGCAGGCTCCGGTGGGGCCGGTGAATCACGAGAGCCCGTGGTTCGACGCCTCGCAGGTCTCCCCGGAGTCGTACGAGGGCACGTACAACCCGCAGATCGTGGAGGGCCTGGAGCCCATGCCGGTCCCGGTGCCGCAGGGGCCGGAGGACGTCCCTCCGGCGGGCCCGGAGGAGTTCGTGGAGTACCCGGAGTACGTGGAGCAGCCGGAGCCGCGGAACGACGAGTTCGAGGACGTCGTCTACAAGGTCATGGGTTCGTACGTGATCGAGCACGACGAGTTCCCGGCCGAGGCCGAGCTGGCGCGTCTGGTGGCCGAGCAGTACGGCCTCCCGGAGTTCCCCGAGACCGAGCTCGACCTGCTGCGGCAGGCGGTGCCGGCCGCGCAGGAGCGGGTCCAGCAGGCGAGGGCCGAGATGGACACCCCGTAG
- the argS gene encoding arginine--tRNA ligase has protein sequence MASVPSLASTVQQRLADGLSAALPDAASADPLLRRSDRADFQANGILALAKQLKGNPRELATKVVEAIPANDVLKEIEVSGPGFLNITVTDSAIIETLAARAADARLGVPFNESAGTTVIDYAQPNVAKEMHVGHLRSAVIGAAMVEILEFTGETVVRRHHIGDWGTQFGMLIQFLIEHPHELDHSSEAEVSGEEAMSNLNRLYKASRALFDSDEEFKTRARARVVDLQAGDEETLALWQRFVDESKIYFYSVFDKLDMDIRDGDVVGESGYNDMLQETCRILEESGVAVRSEGALCVFFDDVKGPDGNPVPLIVQKSDGGFGYAATDLSAIRDRVQNLKATSLLYVVDARQSLHFKMVFETARRAGWLNDEVKAFQLAFGTVLGKDGKPFKTREGETVRLVDLLDEAIGRATEVVREKNNDKIALTEQEIVENGAQIGIGAVKYADLSTSAVRDYKFDLDQMVSLNGDTSVYIQYAYARIQSIKRNAGDAVPTAHPELELAPAERALGLHLDQFGAAVAEVAEEYAPHKLAAYLYQLASHLTAFYDQCPVLKADTQEQKENRLFLIDLTARTLHQGMALLGIRTPERL, from the coding sequence ATGGCCTCGGTCCCTTCCCTCGCTTCGACCGTGCAGCAGCGCCTCGCGGACGGCCTCTCGGCGGCTCTGCCGGACGCCGCGTCCGCCGACCCGCTGCTGCGACGAAGCGACCGGGCCGACTTCCAGGCCAACGGCATCCTGGCGCTGGCCAAGCAGCTCAAGGGCAATCCGCGTGAGCTGGCGACGAAGGTCGTCGAGGCGATCCCGGCCAACGACGTGCTGAAGGAGATCGAGGTCTCGGGCCCCGGCTTCCTGAACATCACGGTGACGGACTCGGCGATCATCGAGACCCTCGCGGCCCGTGCGGCGGACGCGCGTCTCGGCGTGCCGTTCAACGAGTCGGCGGGCACGACGGTCATCGACTACGCGCAGCCGAACGTGGCGAAGGAGATGCACGTCGGCCACCTGCGGTCGGCCGTGATCGGCGCGGCGATGGTCGAGATCCTGGAGTTCACCGGCGAGACGGTGGTCCGGCGCCACCACATCGGCGACTGGGGCACCCAGTTCGGCATGCTCATCCAGTTCCTGATCGAGCACCCGCACGAGCTGGACCACTCCTCGGAGGCGGAGGTCTCCGGCGAGGAGGCCATGTCGAACCTGAACCGGCTGTACAAGGCCTCGCGGGCCCTGTTCGACTCCGACGAGGAGTTCAAGACGCGGGCGCGTGCCCGGGTCGTGGACCTCCAGGCGGGCGACGAGGAGACCCTGGCCCTCTGGCAGCGGTTCGTCGACGAGTCGAAGATCTACTTCTACTCGGTCTTCGACAAGCTGGACATGGACATCCGGGACGGCGACGTCGTCGGCGAGTCCGGGTACAACGACATGCTGCAGGAGACCTGCCGGATCCTGGAGGAGTCGGGCGTCGCGGTCCGCTCCGAGGGTGCGCTGTGCGTGTTCTTCGACGACGTGAAGGGCCCGGACGGCAACCCGGTGCCGCTGATCGTCCAGAAGTCCGACGGCGGCTTCGGGTACGCGGCGACGGACCTGTCCGCGATCCGCGACCGGGTGCAGAACCTGAAGGCGACCTCCCTGCTGTACGTGGTGGACGCCCGCCAGTCGCTGCACTTCAAGATGGTCTTCGAGACGGCCCGCCGGGCCGGCTGGCTGAACGACGAGGTGAAGGCGTTCCAGCTGGCGTTCGGCACGGTCCTCGGCAAGGACGGCAAGCCGTTCAAGACCCGTGAGGGCGAGACGGTCCGCCTCGTGGACCTCCTCGACGAGGCGATCGGCCGGGCGACCGAGGTCGTGCGCGAGAAGAACAACGACAAGATCGCCCTCACCGAGCAGGAGATCGTCGAGAACGGCGCGCAGATCGGCATCGGCGCGGTGAAGTACGCCGACCTGTCGACCTCCGCCGTGCGCGACTACAAGTTCGACCTGGACCAGATGGTGTCGCTGAACGGCGACACGTCGGTGTACATCCAGTACGCGTACGCGCGTATCCAGTCGATCAAGCGGAACGCCGGCGACGCCGTGCCGACGGCCCACCCGGAGCTGGAGCTGGCCCCGGCCGAGCGCGCGCTCGGCCTGCACCTGGACCAGTTCGGCGCCGCGGTCGCCGAGGTGGCGGAGGAGTACGCGCCGCACAAGCTGGCCGCGTACCTCTACCAGCTGGCCTCTCACCTGACCGCGTTCTACGACCAGTGCCCGGTCCTGAAGGCGGACACGCAGGAGCAGAAGGAAAACCGGCTGTTCCTGATCGACCTGACGGCCCGCACGCTGCACCAGGGCATGGCGCTGCTGGGCATCCGGACGCCCGAGCGCCTCTGA
- a CDS encoding FAD-dependent oxidoreductase, whose translation MSTTNTDVLVVGAGPTGLLLAGDLATAGIDVTLVERRPHGLGNMTRAFGVHARTLEQLDARGLADELLATGTTLTTARLFGRLDLDLTRLPTRFNHLLVTPQYEVERLLERRAVDAGVTFRYGTELRGLRQDAEGVTAELTDPEGTPLTLRARYLVGTDGHRSSVRTALGLPFPGHSVIRSIVLADVRLAEEPADVFSVNGSGDTFAFLAPFGDGWYRVMGWTRTRQVADSEPVDLDEIREIARKALGTDYGMHDPRWISRFHSDERQAPAYRVGRAFLAGDAAHVHSPAGGQGMNTGLQDAANLSWKLTAALRGTAPDPEALLDSYQSERHPVGAMVLRSSGAIVRLAMAHTPLTRATRSLAAHLVNAIPPASARAMGMLSGIDIAYAPAPGTGRPSGRRAPDARLREGRLYELLRQGEFVLIAPGGPAPALPSTAPVTAKHLIRATWTDPAKRTAVLVRPDGYVHWTSN comes from the coding sequence ATGAGCACCACGAACACGGACGTACTCGTCGTCGGCGCGGGCCCCACCGGCCTCCTGCTCGCCGGCGACCTCGCCACCGCCGGCATCGACGTGACCCTCGTCGAGCGCCGCCCGCACGGCCTCGGCAACATGACCCGGGCCTTCGGCGTCCACGCCCGCACCCTGGAGCAGCTCGACGCCCGCGGCCTCGCGGACGAACTCCTCGCCACCGGCACCACCCTCACCACGGCACGACTCTTCGGCCGCCTCGACCTGGACCTGACCCGCCTGCCCACCCGCTTCAACCACCTGCTCGTCACCCCGCAGTACGAGGTCGAGCGCCTCCTGGAGCGCCGCGCGGTCGACGCGGGCGTCACCTTCCGGTACGGCACGGAGCTGCGCGGACTGCGCCAGGACGCCGAGGGCGTCACCGCGGAGCTCACCGACCCCGAGGGCACCCCGCTCACCCTCCGCGCCCGCTACCTGGTCGGCACGGACGGCCACCGCAGCTCCGTCCGCACCGCCCTCGGCCTGCCCTTCCCCGGCCACTCCGTGATCCGCTCCATCGTCCTCGCCGACGTGCGCCTGGCCGAGGAGCCCGCCGACGTCTTCAGCGTCAACGGCTCCGGAGACACCTTCGCCTTCCTCGCCCCCTTCGGCGACGGCTGGTACCGGGTCATGGGCTGGACCCGCACCCGCCAGGTCGCCGACAGCGAGCCCGTCGACCTCGACGAGATCCGCGAGATCGCCCGCAAGGCCCTCGGCACCGACTACGGCATGCACGACCCCCGCTGGATCTCCCGCTTCCACAGCGACGAGCGCCAGGCTCCCGCCTACCGCGTCGGCCGGGCCTTCCTCGCCGGGGACGCCGCCCACGTCCACTCCCCCGCCGGCGGCCAGGGCATGAACACCGGCCTCCAGGACGCCGCCAACCTCTCCTGGAAGCTCACCGCCGCACTCCGCGGCACGGCGCCCGACCCCGAGGCCCTCCTCGACAGCTACCAGTCCGAGCGCCACCCCGTCGGCGCCATGGTGCTCCGCAGCAGCGGCGCGATCGTCCGCCTCGCGATGGCCCACACCCCCCTCACCCGCGCCACCCGCTCCCTCGCCGCCCACCTCGTGAACGCCATCCCGCCTGCCTCGGCCCGCGCCATGGGCATGCTCAGCGGCATCGACATCGCGTACGCCCCCGCACCGGGCACCGGCCGCCCCTCGGGCCGCCGCGCACCCGACGCCCGCCTGCGCGAAGGACGCCTCTACGAACTGCTCCGCCAGGGCGAGTTTGTCCTGATCGCCCCCGGGGGACCGGCCCCGGCGCTGCCGTCGACCGCCCCCGTCACGGCGAAGCACCTGATCCGGGCCACCTGGACGGACCCGGCGAAGAGGACGGCCGTACTGGTCCGCCCCGACGGCTACGTCCACTGGACGAGCAACTGA
- a CDS encoding YnfA family protein, which produces MLIARSIALFLLAALFEIGGAWLVWQGVREHRGWIWIGAGVIALGIYGFVATLQPDAEFGRVLAAYGGVFVAGSLAWGMVADGYRPDRWDVVGALICLAGMAVIMYVPRGR; this is translated from the coding sequence ATGCTCATCGCCCGCTCCATCGCCCTGTTCCTCCTCGCCGCCCTCTTCGAGATCGGCGGCGCCTGGCTCGTCTGGCAGGGCGTCCGGGAACACCGCGGCTGGATCTGGATCGGCGCGGGAGTCATCGCCCTCGGTATCTACGGCTTCGTCGCCACCCTCCAGCCCGACGCCGAGTTCGGCCGCGTCCTCGCCGCCTACGGCGGAGTGTTCGTCGCCGGCTCCCTCGCCTGGGGCATGGTCGCCGACGGCTACCGCCCCGACCGCTGGGACGTCGTCGGCGCCCTCATCTGCCTCGCCGGCATGGCCGTGATCATGTACGTCCCGCGAGGCCGCTGA
- the lysS gene encoding lysine--tRNA ligase — MAQSSTETDWVSRFADEVIAESERRAPGKPVVVASGLSPSGPIHLGNLREVMTPHLVADEIRRRGYEVRHLISWDDYDRYRKVPNGIEGIDASWAEHIGKPLTSVPAPAGSPHPNWAEHFKAAMVESLAELGVEYDPISQTEQYTAGTYREQILHAMKHRGDIDAILDQYRTKKAPKKQSQKPVDEAELEAEEGSGAAAEDDGSGGASGYFPYKPYCGRCEKDLTTVTSYDDETTELAYTCTSCGFAETVKLSEFNRGKLVWKVDWPMRWAYEGVIFEPSGVDHSSPGSSFQVGGQIVRIFDGVQPIGPMYAFVGISGMAKMSSSKGGVPTAADALKIMEPQLLRWLYARRRPNQSFKIAFDQEIQRLYDEWDKLEAKVADGSALPADAAAYSRAARTAAGELPRTPRPLPYRTLASVMDITAGHDEQTLRILAELDPENPVTSLDEVRPRLDRAENWITNQVPADQRTIVRDEPDTELLGSLDDEGRESLRLLLEGLDTHWSLDGLTTLVYGVPKVMAGLDPEAKPTPELKLAQRAFFALLYKLLVSRETGPRLPTLLLAVGAERVRKLLGA, encoded by the coding sequence GTGGCTCAGAGCAGCACCGAGACCGACTGGGTCTCCCGTTTCGCGGACGAGGTCATCGCCGAGTCGGAGCGACGTGCGCCTGGCAAACCGGTCGTCGTCGCCTCCGGCCTCTCCCCGTCCGGCCCGATCCACCTCGGCAACCTCCGCGAGGTCATGACCCCGCACCTGGTCGCCGACGAGATCCGCCGCCGCGGGTACGAGGTCCGGCACCTCATCTCCTGGGACGACTACGACCGCTACCGCAAGGTGCCGAACGGCATCGAGGGCATCGACGCGTCCTGGGCCGAGCACATCGGCAAGCCGCTGACCTCGGTCCCGGCCCCCGCCGGCTCGCCCCACCCCAACTGGGCCGAGCACTTCAAGGCCGCCATGGTCGAGTCGCTGGCCGAGCTGGGCGTCGAGTACGACCCGATCAGCCAGACCGAGCAGTACACCGCCGGTACGTACCGCGAGCAGATCCTGCACGCGATGAAGCACCGCGGCGACATCGACGCCATCCTCGACCAGTACCGGACGAAGAAGGCCCCGAAGAAGCAGTCCCAGAAGCCCGTCGACGAGGCCGAGCTGGAGGCCGAGGAGGGCTCCGGCGCCGCCGCCGAGGACGACGGCTCCGGCGGCGCCTCCGGCTACTTCCCGTACAAGCCCTACTGCGGCCGGTGCGAGAAGGACCTGACGACCGTCACCTCGTACGACGACGAGACCACCGAGCTCGCCTACACCTGCACCAGCTGCGGCTTCGCCGAGACCGTCAAGCTCAGCGAGTTCAACCGCGGCAAGCTGGTCTGGAAGGTCGACTGGCCCATGCGCTGGGCCTACGAGGGCGTCATCTTCGAGCCCTCCGGTGTCGACCACTCCTCGCCCGGCTCCTCGTTCCAGGTCGGCGGCCAGATCGTCCGCATCTTCGACGGCGTCCAGCCCATCGGCCCCATGTACGCCTTCGTCGGCATCAGCGGCATGGCCAAGATGTCCTCCTCGAAGGGCGGCGTGCCCACCGCGGCCGACGCCCTGAAGATCATGGAGCCCCAGCTCCTGCGCTGGCTCTACGCCCGCCGCAGGCCCAACCAGTCCTTCAAGATCGCCTTCGACCAGGAGATCCAGCGGCTGTACGACGAGTGGGACAAGCTGGAGGCCAAGGTCGCCGACGGCTCCGCCCTGCCTGCGGACGCGGCGGCGTACTCCCGTGCCGCCCGCACCGCCGCCGGCGAGCTGCCGCGCACCCCGCGCCCGCTCCCGTACCGCACGCTCGCCTCGGTCATGGACATCACGGCCGGACACGACGAGCAGACCCTGCGGATCCTCGCCGAGCTCGACCCCGAGAACCCGGTGACCTCCCTCGACGAGGTCCGCCCGCGCCTCGACCGCGCCGAGAACTGGATCACCAACCAGGTCCCGGCCGACCAGCGCACCATCGTCCGCGACGAGCCCGACACCGAGCTCCTCGGCTCCCTGGACGACGAGGGCCGCGAGTCGCTCCGCCTCCTCCTGGAGGGCCTCGACACCCACTGGTCGCTCGACGGGCTCACCACCCTCGTCTACGGCGTCCCGAAGGTCATGGCCGGCCTCGACCCCGAGGCGAAGCCGACGCCCGAGCTGAAGCTCGCCCAGCGCGCCTTCTTCGCCCTGCTCTACAAGCTCCTCGTCAGCCGCGAGACGGGCCCGCGCCTGCCGACGCTGCTGCTCGCGGTGGGTGCGGAGCGGGTGCGGAAGCTGCTCGGCGCCTGA
- a CDS encoding DUF1876 domain-containing protein — MHTLVGWHVEMEFQEEGDRTRAAAMVRLSDGTEFRAHGTANRHPSDPDQLRVGEEIAGARALMDLASQLLQKAHTEIDEVSGRTSHPIR, encoded by the coding sequence ATGCACACGCTTGTCGGATGGCATGTGGAGATGGAGTTCCAGGAGGAAGGTGACCGGACGCGGGCCGCGGCCATGGTCCGGCTCAGCGACGGCACCGAGTTCCGGGCCCACGGCACCGCGAACCGGCACCCCTCCGACCCGGACCAGCTTCGGGTGGGCGAGGAGATCGCGGGCGCCCGCGCCCTGATGGACCTCGCCTCGCAGCTCCTCCAGAAGGCTCACACGGAGATCGACGAGGTCTCCGGCCGGACCTCGCACCCCATCCGGTGA